A window of Haloarcula sp. H-GB4 contains these coding sequences:
- the upp gene encoding uracil phosphoribosyltransferase, with translation MPIEQRGDASVVTHALARDELTRIRNVETEQVAFRKGLVRLGRICGYEIIDGRMETEYTEIQTPLTTTMGERVKGLEDVVIVNVLRAATPFVEGLLKAFPRARQGVISASRDEEAGMNDDGEFPISVEYVKLPEITEDDTVIIADPMLATGSTMATVLDYITSEKTEPENLLVLAAVSAPEGIVRVSEAQPDADIISVAIDDELDEDGFIVPGLGDAGDRAFRTT, from the coding sequence ATGCCAATCGAACAGCGCGGCGACGCCTCTGTCGTCACGCACGCGCTGGCGCGAGATGAACTGACTCGGATACGAAACGTCGAGACCGAACAGGTCGCTTTCCGGAAGGGACTGGTCCGCCTCGGCCGTATCTGTGGCTACGAAATCATTGACGGGCGGATGGAAACTGAGTACACGGAAATCCAGACGCCACTAACCACGACGATGGGTGAGCGCGTCAAAGGACTCGAAGACGTCGTTATCGTCAACGTCCTCCGTGCTGCGACGCCGTTTGTCGAGGGACTGCTCAAAGCGTTCCCTCGCGCCCGACAGGGCGTCATCTCCGCCAGCCGTGATGAGGAAGCTGGGATGAACGACGACGGCGAGTTCCCCATCTCCGTCGAATACGTCAAACTGCCCGAAATCACCGAGGACGACACCGTCATCATCGCGGACCCGATGCTCGCGACCGGGTCAACGATGGCCACGGTACTCGATTACATCACCTCGGAGAAGACAGAGCCGGAGAACCTGCTCGTCTTGGCCGCAGTCTCCGCACCGGAGGGTATCGTCCGCGTTTCGGAGGCGCAGCCGGACGCTGACATCATCAGCGTCGCTATCGACGACGAACTCGACGAGGACGGGTTCATCGTTCCGGGGCTCGGCGACGCCGGCGACCGCGCCTTCCGGACGACGTAA
- a CDS encoding TRAP transporter fused permease subunit, with the protein MTENTRSDDGGEAVSDEEVDEVLQEIERKRSLTGWAVVLVALIGISFSVFQMWLAAKGFVLSLSLPGVGDVVFASLQLLQINAVHVSFGLILTFLLYPGSTGDGPLSRRCIALGSLVDEKLGAEHPVSRVVHAIGSALAWAFLDAEMNRVTPSDFAFIVLSVLSAAYFITDFNEIQRMRALGVQRGRPIQEVFTFLEPIAGLLGPLADTSYAFVLGVLGVLLVLEATRRAISLWLMVIVAAFVVYARFGVLIPQDAAYVGVLSIPELSWPSIIQNLWYNTENGVFGIPVTVSVQFIYIFILFGAFLEMSGAGQWFIDLAYGATGTRKGGPAKASILASGFMGTISGSSIANTVTTGAFTIPLMKRSGYSPEFSGGVEASASSGGQILPPVMGAAAFLIVQYTATPFADVIVVATIPAIVFFFGVWVMVHFEAVKENIGGLDPSELVNLRSHFKSGWFYLVPLGLLLYYLIIERLSVARSAWFTLIAIGALIALIAAYSDETRARLGAIFASLFGLTTLTQFLTGEGIFGYLFNRFVQTTTAFPALFDRIDGLVAADLTTEGALALPGPQPLGSALSATLGNVGTLMILAGVITLITRPRLDSPLLSFDGAVDETAETTADAAGRPDLASNGLYKLGVFLGKSMESGARTAVPVVIAVAAAGIIPGVISVSGLGPNLVSLITAVAGGSLVLLLLVTAFSSIILGMGMPTTVTYIILVSLLAPALTEFGVPLLAAHLFILYFGVIADITPPVAVAAYAASGVAKSDAFETGIEAFSLSLNKAIVPFAFIVTPGIILLRRNPDAPNLDVGDKYRVVEAADLLDVGYAIPEILIPVIGVFLGVVALAATVIGFAYAPVSRGERAAFAFSSLLLMAPGLAVSGVYDILGLIGLGGGEMTLLLDVVLRGVGLALFLFLMAKNRQRGGDPAVRSGTAEPA; encoded by the coding sequence ATGACTGAAAACACACGATCTGACGACGGCGGGGAGGCCGTATCGGACGAGGAAGTCGACGAAGTACTGCAGGAGATCGAGCGGAAACGCTCGCTCACAGGCTGGGCAGTTGTCCTCGTTGCGCTCATCGGCATCTCGTTTTCAGTGTTTCAGATGTGGCTCGCGGCGAAAGGCTTCGTCCTCTCGCTCTCGCTCCCCGGCGTCGGTGATGTCGTGTTCGCGTCCCTGCAACTGCTCCAGATCAACGCCGTTCACGTCTCCTTTGGCCTCATTCTGACGTTCTTGCTGTATCCCGGCAGTACCGGTGACGGCCCACTTTCCCGGCGCTGTATCGCGCTCGGATCGCTGGTCGACGAGAAACTCGGTGCGGAGCACCCGGTCTCTCGTGTCGTTCACGCTATCGGGAGCGCCCTCGCCTGGGCGTTCCTCGACGCCGAAATGAACCGCGTGACGCCCTCGGATTTCGCCTTCATTGTCCTGTCGGTGCTGTCGGCCGCGTACTTCATCACTGACTTCAACGAGATCCAGCGCATGCGTGCGCTGGGTGTTCAACGTGGCCGCCCCATTCAGGAAGTATTCACCTTCTTGGAGCCGATAGCGGGCCTGCTCGGACCGCTCGCCGACACCTCCTACGCGTTCGTGCTGGGCGTGCTCGGCGTCCTGCTCGTCCTCGAAGCGACCCGCCGGGCGATCAGCCTCTGGCTGATGGTCATCGTCGCGGCCTTCGTCGTCTACGCCCGCTTCGGAGTCCTCATTCCACAGGACGCCGCCTACGTCGGCGTCCTCTCCATCCCGGAACTGTCCTGGCCCTCTATCATCCAGAACCTCTGGTACAACACGGAAAACGGGGTGTTCGGGATTCCGGTCACCGTCTCCGTGCAGTTCATCTACATCTTCATTCTTTTTGGCGCGTTCCTCGAGATGTCCGGCGCGGGACAGTGGTTCATCGACCTCGCGTACGGCGCGACGGGGACGCGGAAGGGCGGCCCCGCGAAGGCATCCATTCTCGCCAGCGGCTTCATGGGGACCATCTCGGGTTCGTCCATCGCCAACACGGTGACGACCGGTGCGTTCACGATTCCGCTGATGAAGCGGTCGGGCTACTCGCCGGAGTTCTCCGGCGGTGTCGAGGCCTCTGCCTCATCGGGTGGTCAAATTCTCCCGCCGGTGATGGGGGCCGCCGCATTCCTCATTGTCCAGTACACGGCAACGCCGTTCGCTGACGTCATCGTCGTCGCCACGATTCCCGCTATCGTCTTCTTCTTCGGCGTCTGGGTAATGGTCCACTTCGAGGCGGTCAAGGAGAACATCGGTGGTCTCGACCCCTCCGAACTGGTCAACCTCCGGAGTCACTTCAAAAGCGGGTGGTTCTACCTCGTCCCGCTGGGCCTCCTGCTGTACTACCTCATCATCGAGCGGCTGTCGGTTGCCCGCTCGGCGTGGTTCACACTCATCGCTATCGGTGCGCTCATCGCACTTATCGCGGCTTACAGCGATGAGACGCGTGCCCGACTCGGCGCTATATTTGCGTCTCTCTTCGGGCTGACGACGCTCACGCAGTTCCTCACTGGGGAAGGAATCTTCGGGTACCTGTTCAATCGGTTTGTACAGACCACTACAGCGTTCCCGGCGCTGTTCGACCGTATTGATGGACTTGTTGCGGCAGACCTGACAACAGAGGGTGCGCTTGCACTCCCCGGTCCACAACCACTTGGCTCCGCGCTTTCGGCCACCCTCGGTAACGTCGGCACGCTGATGATTCTCGCCGGTGTCATCACGTTGATTACGCGGCCCCGACTCGACTCGCCGCTGCTGTCGTTCGACGGTGCTGTCGACGAAACCGCCGAAACGACCGCTGACGCTGCTGGTCGCCCAGATCTGGCATCGAACGGACTGTACAAGCTTGGCGTTTTCCTCGGGAAGTCGATGGAAAGCGGGGCCAGAACTGCGGTGCCGGTCGTCATCGCCGTCGCCGCTGCCGGTATCATCCCAGGCGTCATCAGCGTCTCCGGCCTCGGCCCGAACCTCGTCTCGCTCATCACGGCCGTCGCCGGCGGTTCGCTGGTCTTGCTGTTGCTCGTCACCGCGTTCTCCTCAATTATCCTTGGGATGGGGATGCCGACGACGGTAACCTACATTATCCTCGTCTCACTGCTCGCGCCGGCGCTGACCGAGTTCGGCGTCCCGCTGCTCGCGGCGCATCTGTTCATCCTCTATTTCGGCGTCATCGCCGACATCACGCCGCCGGTCGCAGTGGCTGCCTACGCCGCTTCCGGTGTTGCAAAGTCCGATGCCTTCGAGACCGGCATCGAGGCGTTTTCGCTCTCGCTCAACAAGGCAATTGTGCCGTTCGCGTTCATCGTCACGCCGGGAATCATTCTGCTTCGGCGCAACCCTGACGCTCCCAATCTTGATGTCGGGGACAAATATCGGGTTGTCGAGGCTGCGGACTTGCTGGATGTCGGCTACGCTATCCCTGAGATACTGATACCCGTTATCGGCGTCTTCCTCGGCGTCGTTGCGCTGGCCGCGACGGTTATCGGGTTCGCGTACGCGCCGGTCTCCCGGGGCGAGCGGGCGGCGTTCGCGTTCAGTTCGCTGCTCCTGATGGCCCCCGGCCTCGCAGTGTCCGGCGTGTACGACATCCTCGGCCTCATTGGCCTCGGCGGCGGCGAGATGACGCTCTTGCTCGACGTTGTGCTCCGCGGCGTCGGTCTCGCGCTGTTCCTCTTCCTCATGGCAAAGAACCGCCAGCGCGGCGGTGACCCTGCGGTACGGTCAGGCACGGCTGAGCCGGCCTGA
- a CDS encoding DUF1850 domain-containing protein, with amino-acid sequence MRRRYVAIAVLVALLLIGTVAALPGGRALVVEDAETGEQYLTAPVEDGTTVALEYMHSVEKTRVYDEYTVRGDHLEMTRMEFESFGWGLPSRANVTREDGMYVFDPPGNYTRVTVSPGDVAGHKLHVGAETYDLVARTNGRSVHLYVTQRSAFGAATDQLNT; translated from the coding sequence ATGAGACGACGATACGTCGCTATCGCGGTGCTCGTTGCCCTCCTCCTCATCGGGACTGTAGCAGCGCTCCCCGGCGGACGTGCACTGGTCGTTGAAGACGCCGAGACCGGTGAGCAGTATCTAACGGCCCCGGTCGAAGACGGTACGACCGTGGCGCTGGAATACATGCATAGTGTCGAAAAAACGCGCGTCTACGACGAGTACACGGTCCGTGGTGACCACCTCGAGATGACCCGCATGGAGTTCGAATCGTTCGGCTGGGGGCTCCCGAGCCGAGCCAACGTCACCCGCGAGGACGGAATGTACGTGTTCGACCCGCCGGGCAACTACACGCGGGTGACAGTCTCTCCCGGTGATGTTGCAGGACATAAACTTCACGTCGGAGCCGAAACCTACGACTTGGTAGCCCGCACCAACGGCCGCTCGGTCCACCTCTACGTGACCCAGCGCTCGGCGTTCGGTGCTGCGACAGACCAGCTCAACACATGA
- a CDS encoding TAXI family TRAP transporter solute-binding subunit, whose amino-acid sequence MTNNSTRRRFLKTAGVAGVAALAGCGGGDGGDGGDGEMTEGDGEMTEGDGGMTDGEMTEGDMETRLSWHAGGTGGTYFPLSNEFKTVVEDNTDFTLNVQSTGASVENVGSLASGDADFALIQNDIASFAKNGTGIDAFQDNAVENLQGVATLYPETITVVTLADTGITQLSDLEGATINTGDLGSGTQVNANQILESVGISDYNEQNASFSQAADQLRNGDIDAAFVVGGWPVGAIEDLANTNDLVIVPISGDNRAAAKEDASWFADDTIPADTYTGVDEAVETIAVQAMIATNAEQPEGTVESVTGAIFDNVDDLSIKTDFISADSAQDGMSIELHPGAAAYFDA is encoded by the coding sequence ATGACTAACAACTCCACGCGCAGGCGGTTCCTCAAGACAGCAGGCGTTGCAGGTGTCGCAGCTCTCGCCGGTTGTGGCGGCGGCGACGGCGGCGATGGCGGCGACGGCGAAATGACAGAGGGCGACGGCGAGATGACTGAAGGTGACGGTGGCATGACCGACGGCGAGATGACCGAAGGCGATATGGAAACCCGCCTCTCGTGGCACGCCGGCGGCACCGGTGGCACCTACTTCCCGCTCTCGAACGAGTTCAAGACGGTCGTAGAGGACAACACGGACTTCACGCTGAACGTCCAGTCGACCGGTGCGAGCGTCGAAAATGTCGGTAGTCTCGCCAGCGGCGACGCCGACTTCGCGCTCATCCAGAACGACATCGCCTCGTTCGCGAAGAACGGCACTGGCATTGATGCGTTCCAGGACAACGCCGTCGAGAACCTCCAAGGCGTTGCGACCCTGTACCCGGAGACCATCACAGTCGTTACCCTCGCGGACACGGGCATCACGCAGCTCTCTGACCTCGAAGGGGCGACGATCAACACTGGCGACCTCGGGAGCGGAACCCAGGTCAACGCGAACCAGATTCTGGAGTCAGTCGGTATCTCCGATTACAACGAGCAGAACGCCTCGTTCTCTCAGGCCGCCGATCAGCTCCGGAACGGCGATATCGACGCTGCGTTCGTCGTCGGTGGCTGGCCGGTTGGCGCAATCGAGGACCTCGCAAACACCAACGACCTCGTCATCGTCCCCATCTCCGGCGACAACCGTGCCGCAGCGAAGGAGGACGCCTCCTGGTTCGCTGACGACACCATCCCCGCCGACACCTACACCGGCGTCGACGAGGCTGTCGAAACAATCGCTGTGCAGGCGATGATTGCGACGAACGCCGAACAGCCCGAAGGGACGGTCGAATCGGTCACCGGCGCTATCTTCGACAACGTCGACGACCTCTCTATCAAGACAGACTTCATCAGCGCGGACTCCGCACAGGACGGGATGTCCATCGAACTCCACCCTGGCGCAGCGGCCTACTTCGACGCATAA
- a CDS encoding type 1 glutamine amidotransferase domain-containing protein → MTSALFVVSEHGYWGEECIEPLTTLTEAGLDITVATPTGEPPVLDERSVDPEEVGEDLSEHVREVHETDERLNNPIPLAQADAEDYDTVVFPGGHGAEWDVTQDVHARELLRESVAGDDGKALVVCHTVGILAFTRDTDGEFLADGRSVTGFPNAWEEGIVDENDLLPDGRKLPYWVEDEVKAIGADWDAELDADTSVTVDGDLITARGPPSSAAAARTLLDELGIETSA, encoded by the coding sequence ATGACATCCGCACTATTCGTCGTAAGTGAACACGGGTACTGGGGCGAAGAATGTATCGAGCCGCTGACGACCCTCACAGAGGCCGGTCTGGATATCACGGTGGCGACACCGACTGGCGAGCCGCCGGTGCTTGACGAACGTTCCGTCGACCCCGAAGAAGTCGGCGAAGACCTCTCGGAGCACGTTCGAGAGGTCCACGAGACCGACGAGCGCCTGAACAACCCCATTCCGCTGGCACAGGCTGACGCCGAGGACTACGACACTGTCGTGTTCCCCGGCGGCCACGGCGCGGAGTGGGACGTCACGCAGGATGTTCACGCCCGCGAACTGCTGCGCGAGAGCGTCGCCGGCGACGACGGGAAGGCCCTCGTCGTCTGTCACACAGTCGGGATTCTGGCCTTCACCCGCGATACCGACGGCGAGTTCCTCGCCGACGGCCGCTCCGTCACCGGCTTCCCGAACGCCTGGGAAGAAGGCATCGTCGACGAGAACGACCTGCTCCCTGACGGCCGCAAGCTCCCGTACTGGGTCGAAGACGAAGTGAAGGCCATCGGTGCGGACTGGGATGCCGAACTCGATGCTGACACCAGCGTCACGGTCGACGGTGACCTCATCACGGCTCGTGGCCCGCCGTCGTCGGCTGCGGCCGCTCGGACGCTGCTCGACGAACTCGGTATCGAGACGTCGGCGTGA
- a CDS encoding DUF5828 family protein yields the protein MADIEESVSGFKTKGGWVDIVEHGERITQALKDIASGEAVDEDALSEFDEWRPKSHERLDEDVNEKTADQASVDEGKGEQAGKGPDEDLQTAGEKLSESYENLDEPDEAMERWSESVDYVARAADSASRKALRKVEDTVYRNVMTQIAPYYFDNDLISANLRRVGDGDRPEYVFEVNVNDDDLKMRVSNKLADFEQAVDRWHVDTEKVTEAVEAAEGVDAVETGDETDAKTN from the coding sequence ATGGCAGACATCGAAGAGAGCGTTTCAGGATTCAAGACGAAAGGCGGCTGGGTCGACATCGTCGAGCACGGCGAGCGCATCACACAAGCGCTGAAAGACATCGCTTCGGGCGAAGCCGTCGACGAGGACGCCCTCAGTGAGTTCGACGAGTGGCGACCCAAGAGCCACGAACGACTGGACGAGGACGTCAACGAAAAAACCGCTGACCAAGCAAGCGTCGACGAGGGCAAGGGGGAACAGGCCGGCAAGGGGCCGGATGAGGACCTCCAGACCGCTGGCGAGAAACTCAGCGAGTCCTACGAGAACCTCGACGAACCGGACGAGGCGATGGAGCGCTGGAGCGAGTCCGTCGACTACGTGGCCCGCGCGGCCGACTCCGCCAGCCGGAAGGCCCTGCGAAAGGTCGAGGACACCGTCTATCGCAACGTGATGACACAGATCGCGCCCTACTATTTCGACAACGACCTTATCAGCGCGAACCTCCGCCGCGTCGGTGACGGCGACCGTCCCGAGTACGTCTTCGAGGTCAACGTCAACGACGACGACCTGAAGATGCGCGTCTCGAACAAGCTCGCTGACTTCGAGCAGGCCGTCGACCGCTGGCACGTCGATACCGAGAAGGTCACCGAGGCTGTCGAGGCCGCTGAGGGTGTTGATGCGGTCGAGACGGGGGACGAGACGGACGCAAAAACGAACTAA
- a CDS encoding inorganic phosphate transporter, whose protein sequence is MVATSTIATLVVASAASLFMAWAIGAGSSGSTPFAPAVGANAISVMRAGFFVGILGLAGAVLQGANVTEAVGSELVLFPSGGGLSAIAAIVALLTAAVLVAVGIFTGYPIATAFTVTGAVVGVGLAMGGQPATAKYIEIVSLWVLTPFFGGSVAFVTAWSLRHEATTEERLVPLLGGLVGVILANIEFVLLAPGSEQASVARAIARAVGTPILPSMVAATLLIGVLAGGLLYLDIRADAAAGQRHFLLVMGGLVAFSAGGSQVGLALGPLVPLLGEGPTAAIPITGILLFGGLGLLVGSWTGAPRMIKALAQDYSSLGPRRSIGALIPSFIIAQAAVFFGIPVSFNEIIVSAIVGSGAAAGGGEVSREKMGKTVLAWIGSLALAFALSYGLFWIIDAVL, encoded by the coding sequence ATGGTCGCGACGAGTACGATTGCGACGCTTGTTGTCGCGTCAGCCGCGAGTCTGTTTATGGCCTGGGCCATCGGTGCTGGGTCGTCCGGGTCCACGCCGTTCGCACCGGCCGTCGGGGCGAACGCGATTTCGGTGATGCGGGCCGGGTTCTTTGTCGGCATCCTCGGACTGGCTGGTGCGGTCCTGCAGGGGGCCAACGTCACAGAGGCCGTCGGGAGCGAACTCGTCCTGTTCCCGAGCGGTGGCGGTCTCTCGGCTATCGCCGCTATCGTTGCCCTCCTCACCGCAGCGGTGCTGGTCGCCGTCGGGATTTTCACCGGCTACCCCATCGCGACGGCGTTTACCGTTACCGGCGCGGTCGTCGGCGTCGGGCTGGCGATGGGCGGCCAGCCGGCGACGGCAAAGTACATCGAAATCGTCTCGCTGTGGGTCCTGACCCCCTTCTTCGGCGGGTCGGTCGCCTTCGTGACAGCATGGTCGCTCCGGCACGAAGCCACGACCGAGGAACGGCTCGTGCCACTGCTGGGGGGGCTGGTCGGTGTGATTCTGGCGAATATCGAGTTCGTGCTGCTGGCACCGGGCAGTGAGCAGGCGTCGGTCGCCCGTGCCATCGCACGGGCTGTTGGGACGCCGATACTCCCCTCGATGGTCGCCGCAACGCTCCTCATCGGGGTACTCGCGGGGGGACTGCTGTACCTAGATATCAGGGCGGACGCGGCCGCCGGGCAGCGGCACTTCCTGCTGGTGATGGGCGGGCTCGTGGCCTTCTCCGCCGGCGGGAGCCAGGTCGGCCTGGCGCTGGGACCGCTGGTCCCGCTGCTCGGAGAAGGACCGACAGCCGCCATTCCCATCACCGGTATCCTGTTGTTCGGCGGCCTCGGCCTCCTCGTTGGGTCCTGGACGGGCGCACCGCGGATGATAAAGGCGCTGGCACAGGACTACTCCTCGCTCGGGCCGCGGCGTTCTATCGGCGCGTTGATTCCGAGCTTCATCATCGCGCAGGCGGCCGTCTTCTTCGGCATCCCGGTGTCGTTCAACGAGATTATCGTCTCTGCTATCGTCGGCTCTGGCGCGGCCGCCGGCGGTGGCGAGGTCAGTCGGGAAAAGATGGGGAAAACAGTACTTGCCTGGATCGGCTCGCTAGCGCTGGCGTTCGCGCTGAGCTACGGACTCTTCTGGATCATCGACGCGGTGCTCTGA
- a CDS encoding DUF6517 family protein, producing the protein MTLPTRRGFVVGCVATLAGCSVLPEEREAIEASAAAPAVLPESSGYSLVAEDSRTIETTVTVDFSGDVELTSRQDVIATVFQRVYESATGGRFGLLTAPAVRVVDQPEVVRDPLTAVDSARIVSLAMGTDVDTVSEWRERGAETLLGTETTRTTATATVDDSERKLARVRVRAGEDAVTAIATVSDDDAPPFGVVTRDV; encoded by the coding sequence ATGACGCTCCCGACTCGGCGCGGCTTCGTCGTCGGCTGTGTGGCGACGCTGGCCGGCTGTAGCGTCCTGCCGGAGGAGCGCGAGGCTATCGAAGCCAGCGCGGCCGCGCCGGCAGTGCTCCCCGAGTCCAGCGGCTACTCACTCGTTGCCGAGGATAGCCGCACCATCGAGACGACGGTGACCGTCGATTTCTCCGGGGACGTGGAGCTAACGTCGCGGCAAGACGTGATTGCGACGGTTTTCCAGCGCGTGTACGAGTCAGCAACCGGAGGTCGGTTTGGCCTCCTGACCGCCCCGGCCGTGCGAGTCGTCGACCAGCCCGAGGTCGTCCGTGACCCGCTGACAGCGGTGGACAGCGCCCGGATCGTTTCGCTTGCGATGGGTACCGATGTGGACACCGTTTCGGAGTGGCGCGAACGCGGCGCAGAGACGCTTCTCGGGACCGAAACGACGCGGACGACAGCGACGGCAACGGTCGACGACAGCGAGCGGAAGCTCGCGCGGGTTCGCGTCCGTGCCGGCGAAGACGCGGTGACGGCGATAGCGACTGTCTCGGACGACGACGCGCCGCCGTTCGGCGTGGTCACACGGGACGTGTAA
- a CDS encoding carbon starvation protein A — translation MTQVIWIVLAVLVTFSVGYLGYSKYLARFLELDNDNETPAHKYEDGQEYVPSKKPVLLGHHYSSIAGGAPIVGPITAGAIWGWVPALLWIAIGNPLMGSVHDFVSLSGSLRHEGKSIGYIVGEYVGEGGKNMLLWFAFLTIILVVAVFALVVGIVFNAYPEVVTASMVYIALALAFGVYLYQLNGPFIPGTVLFVAGVFAGVFAGIQFPIALFEPTAERTAEMSVIVLLGGSGSWVPGASALGGNTAAWIPVIMAYAAVASALPVWVLLQPRDYLSSFLLYTGVGGALLAIIVGTILGSSSQPLVIDSSLGAFNGFWGVEGAGLYPLFPLLFITIACGTISGFHSLVSSGTTAKQLDKETDARLIGYGGMLGEGLLAAVALSTLAVAGFPDPAGGIGAALPNFATGGGIILTSLGLPQSFGAPFMALVLVSFLLTSTDTAVRLGRYMMEEIVGLPAGQTSSGLNVGGGIRSTLGELGRGRYTNPIIQCGLAYVMVVSGQWVVLWALFGGANQLLAALALLTGTVWLANWDKSKQLYSTGVPMAIMVAITVLGLGWLAFYQNIYQTIIVGGASGVQLFATIIQTLLALTLIGLALALVKKGYDNISTVRESYGGGAVEPSDD, via the coding sequence ATGACACAGGTAATCTGGATCGTCCTGGCAGTACTGGTGACGTTCAGCGTGGGGTATCTGGGGTATTCGAAGTACCTCGCGCGGTTCCTCGAACTCGATAACGACAACGAGACACCGGCACACAAGTACGAAGACGGGCAGGAATACGTCCCGTCGAAGAAACCGGTGTTGCTGGGTCACCACTACTCCAGTATCGCGGGTGGGGCACCAATTGTCGGACCGATTACTGCGGGGGCCATCTGGGGATGGGTTCCCGCACTGCTGTGGATCGCCATCGGCAACCCGCTGATGGGCAGCGTCCACGACTTCGTCTCGCTGTCGGGGTCACTCCGACACGAGGGGAAGTCCATCGGCTACATCGTCGGTGAGTATGTCGGCGAGGGCGGGAAGAACATGCTCCTGTGGTTCGCGTTCCTGACGATTATCCTCGTCGTCGCAGTGTTTGCGCTGGTGGTCGGGATCGTGTTCAACGCCTATCCCGAGGTGGTGACGGCGTCGATGGTCTACATTGCTCTCGCGCTGGCGTTTGGCGTGTACCTCTACCAGCTCAACGGCCCGTTCATCCCGGGGACAGTCCTGTTCGTTGCAGGCGTTTTCGCCGGCGTCTTCGCCGGGATTCAGTTCCCGATTGCCCTGTTCGAGCCGACGGCCGAACGGACCGCGGAGATGTCCGTCATCGTGTTGCTGGGTGGGAGCGGTTCCTGGGTGCCTGGCGCGAGCGCACTGGGCGGCAACACTGCGGCGTGGATCCCGGTCATCATGGCCTACGCCGCCGTCGCCAGCGCGCTCCCGGTGTGGGTGTTGCTCCAGCCGCGTGACTACCTCTCCTCGTTCTTGCTGTACACCGGCGTCGGCGGCGCGCTGCTCGCCATTATCGTCGGAACCATCCTCGGCTCGTCGAGCCAGCCGCTGGTCATCGACAGTTCGCTGGGTGCGTTCAACGGCTTCTGGGGTGTCGAAGGTGCGGGCCTGTACCCGCTGTTCCCACTGCTGTTCATTACTATCGCCTGTGGAACCATCAGCGGTTTCCACTCGCTGGTCTCCTCCGGGACGACGGCGAAGCAACTCGATAAGGAGACCGACGCCCGCCTCATCGGCTACGGCGGGATGCTGGGCGAGGGCCTGCTCGCGGCCGTCGCGCTGTCGACGCTCGCAGTCGCCGGCTTCCCCGACCCCGCGGGCGGTATCGGCGCGGCGCTGCCGAACTTCGCGACCGGTGGTGGCATTATCCTGACGAGCCTCGGCCTCCCACAGAGCTTTGGCGCACCGTTCATGGCACTCGTCCTCGTGAGCTTCCTGCTTACGTCTACTGACACGGCTGTCCGACTCGGCCGCTACATGATGGAAGAAATCGTCGGCCTGCCGGCCGGTCAGACGTCGAGCGGGCTCAATGTGGGCGGTGGCATCCGTTCAACGCTGGGTGAACTCGGCCGCGGCCGGTACACGAACCCGATTATCCAGTGTGGCCTCGCGTACGTGATGGTCGTCTCCGGCCAGTGGGTCGTCCTGTGGGCGCTGTTCGGTGGCGCGAACCAGCTACTGGCCGCGCTCGCACTACTGACCGGGACGGTCTGGCTGGCTAACTGGGACAAGAGCAAACAGCTGTACTCCACCGGAGTTCCGATGGCGATCATGGTGGCGATAACCGTGCTCGGCCTCGGCTGGCTCGCGTTCTACCAGAACATCTACCAGACGATTATCGTGGGCGGTGCGAGCGGTGTGCAACTGTTCGCAACGATTATCCAGACGCTTCTGGCACTGACCCTCATCGGCCTCGCTCTGGCGCTGGTCAAGAAGGGATACGACAACATCAGCACCGTCCGCGAGAGCTACGGCGGCGGTGCCGTCGAACCGAGCGACGACTGA